The Pogona vitticeps strain Pit_001003342236 chromosome 6, PviZW2.1, whole genome shotgun sequence genome contains a region encoding:
- the LRRC4B gene encoding leucine-rich repeat-containing protein 4B, with translation MATRRCTRKPVLAPAVSRMVWKHLVLFFLWVPSLVWGGTSPTSCPAACSCSNQASRVICTRRELVEVPESISINTRYLNLQENNIQVIKTDTFKHLRHLEILQLSKNLIRKIEVGAFNGLPNLNTLELFDNRLTTVPTQAFEYLSKLRELWLRNNPIESIPSYAFNRVPSLRRLDLGELKKLEYISEAAFEGLVNLRYLNLGMCNLKDIPNLTALVRLEELELSGNRLEMIRPGSFQGLTSLRKLWLMHAQVATIERNAFDDLKSLEELNLSHNNLMSLPHDLFTPLHRLERVHLNHNPWHCNCDVLWLSWWLKETVPNNTTCCARCHAPPNLKGRYIGELDQSHFTCYAPVIVEPPTDLNVTEGMAAELKCRTGTSMTSVNWLTPNGTLMTHGSYRVRISVLHDGTLNFTNVTVQDTGQYTCMVTNSAGNTTASATLNVSAVDPATTGYTYFTTVTVETMDPGQEESVPTKKEPGPTPSQGWGMTYSTTSLTPRSTRSTEKPFTIPITDVTESGMKDLDDVMKTTKIIIGCFVAITFMAAVMLIVFYKLRKQHQLHKHHGPTRTIEIINVEDELPAAAGAPGDSHLALPAIEHDHLNHYAAFKAHYNNNSGGGPLTCGSKNPMLNSIHEPLLFKSSSKENVQETQI, from the coding sequence ATGGCTACCCGCCGCTGCACTCGGAAGCCTGTGCTGGCACCCGCAGTCTCTAGAATGGTTTGGAAGCATcttgtcctcttcttcctctgggtGCCATCACTTGTTTGGGGTGGAACTTCTCCCACGTCCTGCCCAGCTGCTTGTTCCTGCAGCAACCAAGCCAGCCGGGTCATCTGTACACGCCGAGAGCTGGTGGAGGTGCCTGAGAGCATTTCGATCAACACACGGTACCTCAATCTGCAGGAGAACAACATCCAGGTCATAAAGACGGACACTTTCAAGCACCTTCGACATCTTGAGATTTTGCAACTCAGCAAGAACCTCATCCGTAAGATTGAGGTTGGGGCCTTCAATGGCTTGCCCAACCTCAACACTCTGGAGCTCTTTGATAATAGGTTGACCACTGTCCCCACACAGGCCTTTGAGTACCTCTCCAAGTTGAGGGAGCTATGGCTGAGGAACAACCCCATTGAAAGCATTCCTTCTTATGCCTTCAACCGAGTTCCTTCCTTGCGCCGACTGGACCTCGGAGAGCTCAAGAAGCTGGAGTACATCTCAGAGGCAGCTTTTGAAGGCTTGGTCAACCTGCGCTACCTGAACCTGGGCATGTGCAACCTCAAGGACATCCCAAACTTGACGGCCTTAGTGCGGCTGGAGGAACTGGAGTTATCTGGGAATCGCCTGGAAATGATCCGGCCAGGCTCTTTCCAAGGGCTGACCAGCCTTCGCAAACTGTGGTTGATGCACGCCCAGGTGGCCACTATTGAACGCAATGCCTTTGATGACCTCAAGTCCTTGGAGGAACTTAACCTCTCCCATAATAACTTGATGTCCTTGCCACATGATCTTTTCACTCCTTTGCACCGCCTGGAGCGTGTCCATCTCAACCACAACCCTTGGCATTGCAACTGTGATGTGTTGTGGCTCAGCTGGTGGCTCAAGGAGACGGTGCCCAACAACACGACCTGCTGCGCCCGGTGCCATGCCCCACCAAATCTCAAAGGGCGATATATTGGAGAGCTGGATCAAAGCCATTTCACCTGCTATGCCCCAGTTATAGTGGAGCCTCCCACTGACCTTAATGTTACTGAAGGGATGGCTGCTGAGCTCAAGTGCCGGACAGGGACCTCCATGACGTCAGTCAATTGGCTGACACCCAATGGGACGCTGATGACTCATGGTTCCTATCGGGTCCGCATCTCTGTCCTCCATGATGGCACACTTAACTTTACCAATGTGACCGTCCAGGACACAGGGCAGTATACTTGTATGGTGACCAATTCAGCTGGCAATACCACCGCTTCGGCCACACTCAACGTCTCAGCCGTGGATCCGGCCACCACAGGTTACACCTATTTCACTACAGTGACTGTGGAGACCATGGACCCAGGTCAAGAAGAATCTGTTCCCACAAAGAAGGAACCTGGGCCAACACCATCACAGGGCTGGGGTATGACTTATTCCACCACCTCACTGACCCCACGCAGCACCCGTAGCACCGAGAAGCCGTTCACCATCCCTATCACTGACGTAACAGAGAGTGGCATGAAAGACCTGGACGACGTCATGAAAACCACCAAGATCATCATCGGCTGCTTTGTGGCCATCACCTTCATGGCTGCCGTGATGCTCATAGTTTTCTACAAGCTGCGCAAGCAGCACCAGCTTCACAAGCACCACGGGCCCACGCGTACCATTGAGATCATCAACGTGGAAGACGAACTGCCTGCGGCAGCAGGAGCTCCCGGGGACAGCCACTTGGCACTTCCGGCCATCGAGCACGACCACCTCAACCACTACGCTGCTTTCAAAGCCCactacaacaacaacagtggTGGTGGACCCCTCACCTGCGGCTCCAAGAACCCCATGCTTAATTCCATCCATGAACCTCTCTTGTTCAAGAGCAGCTCTAAAGAGAACGTCCAAGAGACACAGATATGa